One genomic segment of Heptranchias perlo isolate sHepPer1 chromosome 3, sHepPer1.hap1, whole genome shotgun sequence includes these proteins:
- the LOC137310202 gene encoding melanocortin receptor 5-like codes for MLNMNLTDLHSRELWWKNQTPVDDTTNRTKSTSPSCEQVSVAIEVFLTLGIMSLLENILVIAAIIKNKNLHSPMYFFICSLAVADMLVSVSNAWETIVIALLNNRQLIVEDSFVKQVDNVFDSMICISVVASMCSLLAIAVDRYVTIFYALRYHHIMTVKRAAFIIAGIWTFCTGCGIMFIIYSESPTVIICLVTLFFIMLVLMASLYSHMFLLARSHAKRIAALSGYNSIHQRASMKGAVTLTILLGIFIVCWAPFFLHLILMISCPGNLYCVCFMSHFNLYLILIMCNSIIDPLIYAFRSQEMRKTFKEIICCYSLRAACGFSGK; via the coding sequence ATGTTAAACATGAATTTAACTGACCTGCACTCACGTGAACTATGGTGGAAGAACCAAACTCCTGTCGATGATACAACGAACAGGACAAAGAGCACCTCTCCTTCATGTGAACAAGTCAGTGTAGCAATTGAGGTGTTTCTGACTCTGGGTATTATGAGTCTGCTGGAAAATATTCTGGTCATTGctgcaattattaaaaacaagaaTCTACATTCTCCGATGTATTTTTTTATCTGCAGCTTAGCTGTTGCAGACATGCTGGTAAGTGTGTCTAATGCATGGGAGACCATTGTGATAGCCTTACTTAACAACAGGCAATTGATTGTTGAAGACAGTTTTGTCAAACAGGTGGACAATGTGTTTGACTCGATGATCTGCATCTCTGTTGTGGCATCCATGTGCAGCCTTTTGGCGATAGCTGTTGATAGATATGTCACCATATTTTATGCTTTACGTTACCACCACATCATGACGGTAAAACGAGCTGCTTTTATTATTGCAGGTATCTGGACATTCTGTACTGGCTGTGGTATCATGTTCATCATCTACTCTGAAAGTCCAACTGTCATCATCTGTCTTGTCACCTTGTTCTTCATCATGTTGGTCCTCATGGCCTCTCTCTACAGCCACATGTTCTTGCTGGCTCGTTCCCACGCCAAGCGGATTGCTGCTTTGTCTGGCTACAACTCGATTCATCAGAGAGCGAGTATGAAGGGCGCTGTCACATTAACAATCCTGCTTGGTATCTTTATCGTCTGTTGGGCTCCATTTTTTCTGCACCTCATCCTTATGATCTCCTGCCCTGGAAATCTGTACTGTGTGTGTTTCATGTCACACTTCAACTTGTATTTGATTCTCATTATGTGTAACTCAATCATTGACCCACTCATCTATGCCTTCCGTAGTCAAGAAATGCGGAAGACATTCAAGGAGATAATTTGCTGCTACAGCTTAAGGGCAGCTTGTGGATTTTCTGGCAAATAA